A stretch of DNA from Catenulispora acidiphila DSM 44928:
CCGCCGCGCAGCGCGACCGCGACCATGCCGGCCCGATCGCCCGTGCCCAGCTTGCGGGCGATGCGCGCCAGATGGCTCTTGACGGTCAGCGCCGAGAGCCCCATCGCCTGCCCGATCGCCTTGTTCGAGCGGCCGTCGGCGACCAGCCGCAGCACCTCGATCTCGCGGGCGGACAGGTCCCGGCAGCCGGCGTGCGCGGCCTGGGCCGCACCTCCCGCGCCGGCCAGCGCCGCGGCGCCCGGCGGCAGCCCGCCGGCCGGGCGGACCCGGTTGGCGCTGGCGGCGTGCACGCCGGTCATCCCGGGGCGGCCGGCGGCGACCGGGCGCGCGCCGGTGATGACGAAGCCGCGGACGCCGGAGGCCAGGGCCGCCCGGACGGCTCCGGCGTCGTCGGCGGCCGAGACGGCCAGGCCGCCGGCCCAGCCGGCCGCCCGCATCTCGGCCAGTAGCTGAAGTCCTGACCCGTCCGGCAGGTGGATGTCCACGACGGCCAGATCGCGGGTCGCGGACATCCGGCTGCGCGCTTCGGCAGCCGTCTGCGCCTCGAGCACGTCGCGGACGCCGAGCGCCCACAAGTGCCGGGTCACCGACTGGCGCACGCGCGGGTCGGCCACGACGACCATCGCGGTCAGGCGCGCCGGCCGGTATGCGATCAGGTTGGCGGTGTTGTCGACGAGTACCGACACCGAACCTCCTCCTGGGGGTGCTGCGAGCTTGTGCTCAGCGACCGCGTCCGCCGGTAGCGGATCGGTCCATTCAGGTCATCGGCAGATCAAGCAGGCACCTTTAGGGCTAATGCTCGCAAGTTCACGGAACGGGACGAGGTCGGGCATATGATTATCGGAAAATGCGCCCTGACCTGCGGTGATATCACCTGAGATGCAGATTGCTCACGCACGGCAACATGCCATGACGCAGAGTTACCTGACCGATCCGCAAGCGTCGGACGTGCAGTTCCGCGACCGATGGGGCGCGACGGGCCGAAGGGGTCGAGCGCTGGGCCGTCCGGTGGAACCGGCTGGGCTGATCAGGTGAGCACGGCGTAACAGAATGAAGCCGGAGCGCCCGGCGGTCGGCGAGTAGCAGAAGTGTTCGAAGTCGCCGGAGCGGTCTGCCGAGTGTGCCGAGCCTGCCGAGCCTGCCGAGTCCGCAGAGTCCGCAGAGTCCGCAGAGTCCCCTGAGAAGAGGTCCCGGTCAGCGACGCGACCCGGCCGGCGGCAGGTTCGCCACACCCTCGTACTCCGGCGGCAGTCCCGCGCACATCATCATCAGAGCGCACCACGCCTGCAGATGCGCGCCGAAGTC
This window harbors:
- a CDS encoding response regulator transcription factor — encoded protein: MSVLVDNTANLIAYRPARLTAMVVVADPRVRQSVTRHLWALGVRDVLEAQTAAEARSRMSATRDLAVVDIHLPDGSGLQLLAEMRAAGWAGGLAVSAADDAGAVRAALASGVRGFVITGARPVAAGRPGMTGVHAASANRVRPAGGLPPGAAALAGAGGAAQAAHAGCRDLSAREIEVLRLVADGRSNKAIGQAMGLSALTVKSHLARIARKLGTGDRAGMVAVALRGGTIH